A single window of Flagellimonas maritima DNA harbors:
- the rpsF gene encoding 30S ribosomal protein S6 yields the protein MNHYETVFILNPVLSETQIEETVKKFEDFLIKNGGKMVSKENWGLKKLAYPIQHKKSGFYHLFEFTVPGEVISPYELEFRRDERIMRFLTVKLDKHAISWAERRRTKLKAKA from the coding sequence ATGAACCATTACGAAACTGTTTTCATTTTGAATCCCGTTCTGTCTGAAACACAGATAGAGGAAACAGTTAAGAAATTTGAGGATTTCTTAATTAAGAATGGTGGCAAAATGGTCTCCAAAGAAAACTGGGGACTTAAAAAATTAGCCTATCCCATTCAGCACAAAAAAAGTGGATTTTACCACTTATTTGAATTCACCGTTCCAGGTGAAGTAATCTCTCCTTACGAGTTGGAATTTAGACGTGATGAGCGCATCATGCGTTTTCTAACCGTTAAATTGGATAAACACGCTATTTCTTGGGCAGAGAGAAGAAGAACCAAATTAAAAGCAAAGGCATAG
- a CDS encoding LytR/AlgR family response regulator transcription factor, with product MKLKSIIVDDSSMQRMAVAKLVNNHPHLALVAEYSNAIEAKNGLKNHDIDLIFLDVEMPIISGFDLLEALENPPQVILITGKPDYALKAFDYDVTDYLHKPITLARFESSVKRAVAKYEQMNRVDEDEEHIFVKSNLKKRKVILNDIKWIEALGDYIKLVTDEANIVILSTMKSFEQQLPAEKFLRIHKSYIVNLEKIEKFNSKNVEVGGRQIPLSRNKKTELAEALANV from the coding sequence ATGAAATTAAAAAGTATAATTGTAGACGACTCCTCAATGCAGCGCATGGCTGTTGCCAAATTAGTCAACAATCACCCACACCTTGCACTCGTTGCCGAATACAGCAATGCCATTGAAGCAAAAAACGGACTTAAGAACCATGATATTGATTTAATCTTTTTGGATGTTGAAATGCCAATAATCAGTGGTTTTGACCTTTTGGAGGCTCTAGAAAACCCGCCCCAGGTAATTTTAATAACAGGAAAGCCCGATTATGCATTAAAAGCTTTTGATTATGATGTAACGGACTACCTGCACAAGCCCATTACTTTGGCACGTTTTGAATCTTCTGTTAAAAGAGCAGTTGCAAAATATGAGCAAATGAACAGGGTTGATGAGGACGAAGAACACATTTTTGTAAAAAGTAACCTTAAAAAACGTAAAGTTATTTTAAATGATATTAAGTGGATCGAAGCACTCGGCGATTACATTAAATTGGTGACCGACGAAGCGAACATTGTGATTCTTTCTACCATGAAATCCTTTGAGCAGCAACTACCTGCAGAAAAATTTCTTAGAATACATAAATCCTACATTGTGAATCTGGAGAAAATTGAAAAATTCAACAGTAAAAATGTTGAAGTTGGAGGTAGGCAGATTCCTTTAAGTAGAAATAAAAAGACAGAATTGGCAGAGGCACTTGCCAATGTATAA
- the rplI gene encoding 50S ribosomal protein L9: MELILKEDIQDLGFKDDVVTVKNGYGRNYLIPKGMAALATPSAKKVLAENLKQRAHKEKEVIDKANKTAESLKQLEIRIPAKVGAGDKLFGSVTNIDLTAALDKAGHEIDRKFVSIKGGSIKRVGPYEAEIRLHREVIVDFAFEVVAENK, encoded by the coding sequence ATGGAACTTATTCTAAAAGAAGATATACAGGATTTGGGCTTTAAGGATGATGTCGTAACAGTCAAAAATGGTTACGGTAGAAATTACCTTATTCCAAAAGGAATGGCAGCGTTGGCTACTCCTTCTGCAAAAAAGGTTTTGGCCGAAAATTTGAAACAAAGGGCCCACAAGGAAAAGGAAGTAATCGATAAGGCCAATAAAACGGCAGAATCTTTAAAGCAATTGGAAATCAGAATTCCGGCAAAGGTAGGTGCAGGTGATAAATTATTTGGTTCTGTCACCAATATTGATTTAACAGCCGCTTTGGATAAAGCAGGTCATGAAATCGATAGAAAATTTGTAAGCATTAAAGGAGGCTCGATTAAGAGAGTTGGACCTTACGAAGCTGAAATTAGACTGCACAGAGAGGTTATTGTTGATTTCGCATTTGAGGTAGTTGCCGAAAATAAATAA
- the rpsR gene encoding 30S ribosomal protein S18 — translation MASIEQQAKSKKDGEIRYLTPLNIETNKQKKYCRFKKSGIKYIDYKDPDFLMKLVNEQGKLLPRRLTGTSLKYQRKVAQAVKRARHLALMPYVGDMLK, via the coding sequence ATGGCATCTATAGAACAACAAGCAAAATCAAAGAAAGATGGGGAAATCAGATATTTGACCCCATTGAACATTGAAACCAACAAGCAAAAAAAATACTGTAGGTTTAAAAAGTCGGGTATCAAATACATAGACTATAAAGACCCTGATTTTTTGATGAAATTGGTAAATGAACAAGGGAAATTGTTACCAAGAAGGTTAACAGGTACTTCCTTAAAATATCAAAGAAAAGTGGCCCAAGCCGTTAAACGTGCACGTCATTTGGCCTTAATGCCCTATGTTGGCGATATGTTGAAATAA